A stretch of the Chlorobiota bacterium genome encodes the following:
- a CDS encoding OmpA family protein has protein sequence MSFLGLKSNSILTATAVLFFITLNVYSQNKEEVFDKLGIRENLGDKINTQYVEILPIISPDGKTLYFDRKYDKNNVGGEMDDDDIYYSELLPNGKWSECKNIGSPLNSVGSDVLFWISPDGNKALVHSGNVTGNKRVGFAIADKINGKWQTPKAINIDGLTDIGEVYYATMSSDAKQLIIAYSADTTKQNPRALDIYVCFSTSKDLLKWTKPKNVGSEINTKGFEGAPFLASDNRTLYFISDKEGGLGSADIYLSRRKGDSWTSWGKPINLGAPINTNGFEASLSIPSQRDYIYISSAGNASEDNYGSADIYRFKLPDSLKPIKSVIIKGSLTVNGKGAKGLIRVEENGNEVGSTSSDELGVFNFVLPSSKNYTFTGWAEGCDEKKVLKNVGNKDEIFVKISLNKKTSVQKSEKIEKVKEIKNIDKKCYVYFNTSSAELSKLAQKKLKNFTYNNGKIFVIGHTDSDGEEINNQELSKRRAENVKKYLIENGISDNNLSIEYFGEMEPISSNNTNKGKSLNRRVEVKIQE, from the coding sequence ATGAGTTTTTTAGGATTAAAATCAAATTCAATTTTAACCGCTACGGCGGTTTTATTTTTCATTACTTTGAATGTTTATTCTCAAAATAAAGAAGAAGTATTTGATAAACTTGGCATAAGAGAAAATTTAGGTGATAAAATAAACACTCAATATGTCGAAATATTACCTATTATTTCACCCGATGGTAAAACATTGTACTTTGATAGAAAATATGATAAGAATAATGTTGGTGGAGAAATGGATGATGATGATATCTATTATAGTGAGTTATTGCCTAATGGCAAATGGTCTGAATGTAAAAATATTGGTTCACCACTTAACTCAGTAGGGTCTGATGTTCTTTTTTGGATTTCACCTGATGGGAATAAAGCTCTAGTTCATAGTGGTAATGTCACAGGAAATAAACGTGTTGGTTTTGCAATTGCTGATAAGATAAATGGTAAATGGCAAACTCCTAAAGCTATTAATATAGATGGACTAACAGATATTGGTGAAGTTTATTATGCCACTATGTCGAGCGATGCAAAGCAGTTGATTATTGCATATAGTGCCGATACAACAAAACAAAATCCAAGGGCATTAGATATTTATGTATGTTTTTCGACAAGTAAAGATTTGTTGAAATGGACTAAACCTAAAAATGTTGGATCAGAGATTAATACTAAAGGGTTTGAAGGAGCACCATTCTTAGCAAGCGACAATAGAACTTTATATTTTATATCAGATAAGGAAGGTGGGTTAGGAAGTGCCGATATTTATTTATCAAGAAGAAAGGGTGATAGTTGGACATCATGGGGAAAACCTATTAATTTAGGTGCTCCAATTAACACTAATGGATTTGAGGCTTCCTTATCAATTCCTTCACAAAGGGATTACATTTATATTAGTTCTGCTGGAAACGCTAGTGAGGATAATTATGGTTCAGCAGATATTTATCGCTTTAAACTTCCAGATTCCTTAAAACCAATTAAGTCAGTTATAATTAAAGGTTCGCTTACAGTAAACGGAAAAGGAGCTAAAGGATTAATAAGAGTTGAAGAAAATGGAAATGAAGTTGGTTCAACATCTAGTGATGAATTAGGAGTATTCAATTTTGTATTGCCAAGTTCTAAGAATTATACATTTACAGGTTGGGCAGAAGGTTGTGATGAAAAAAAGGTTCTAAAAAATGTTGGTAATAAAGACGAAATATTTGTAAAAATTAGTCTAAATAAAAAAACATCAGTACAAAAAAGTGAGAAGATTGAAAAAGTTAAAGAAATTAAAAACATAGATAAAAAATGTTATGTGTATTTTAATACGTCTTCTGCTGAACTTTCTAAATTAGCACAAAAAAAATTAAAGAATTTTACTTATAATAATGGTAAGATATTTGTAATTGGTCATACTGATAGCGATGGTGAAGAAATTAATAATCAAGAATTAAGTAAAAGAAGAGCAGAAAATGTAAAGAAATACTTAATAGAAAACGGAATCTCAGATAACAATTTATCAATTGAATATTTTGGTGAAATGGAACCTATCTCATCAAACAATACGAATAAAGGAAAATCTTTAAACAGAAGAGTAGAGGTTAAAATTCAAGAGTAA
- the rplT gene encoding 50S ribosomal protein L20 — MPRSKNKVASRNRRRRVLKLAKGYWGERSNVWTIAKNHVEKGLTHAYRDRKLNKRNFRRLWIVRINAAARINGTTYSRLIDALNKKGLDINRKVLADLAYSQPDVFKSIVEHVR; from the coding sequence ATGCCTCGTTCAAAGAACAAAGTCGCTTCGAGAAATCGAAGACGCCGAGTATTAAAGCTCGCAAAAGGTTATTGGGGTGAAAGGAGTAATGTCTGGACAATCGCAAAAAACCACGTTGAAAAAGGTTTAACTCACGCATACCGTGATAGAAAACTCAATAAAAGAAATTTCCGCCGTCTATGGATTGTACGTATTAATGCTGCAGCTCGCATTAACGGTACAACTTATAGTAGGCTAATTGATGCTCTCAATAAGAAAGGATTAGATATTAATCGTAAGGTTTTAGCTGATTTAGCTTATTCTCAACCTGATGTATTTAAATCAATTGTTGAACATGTTAGATAA
- a CDS encoding translation initiation factor IF-3, with amino-acid sequence MNDQIRALSVRVIDNNGDQLGVMQTREAIALAESKELDLIEISSTSEPPVCKISDYGKFRYEQQKRENLAKKNQHQQQMKEIRLHPRTDKHDVNFKLTHAREFLGEGDKVKFTVIFKGREMAHQDIGRQLLSGILEALKDESKIDSPIKMEGRNMSLVLSPDKKNKKTEDIIK; translated from the coding sequence ATTAACGACCAGATTAGAGCTCTTTCTGTTCGAGTTATTGATAATAATGGTGATCAGTTAGGGGTAATGCAAACAAGGGAAGCAATTGCTTTGGCTGAATCAAAGGAACTTGATTTGATTGAAATTTCATCAACTAGTGAGCCACCAGTTTGTAAAATATCAGATTATGGTAAGTTTAGATATGAACAGCAAAAGCGAGAAAATTTAGCTAAAAAGAATCAGCATCAGCAGCAAATGAAGGAGATTAGGTTGCATCCTAGAACCGACAAACACGATGTAAACTTCAAATTAACACATGCTCGTGAATTTTTAGGTGAAGGTGATAAAGTTAAATTTACGGTAATATTTAAAGGAAGAGAGATGGCTCATCAGGATATAGGAAGACAGTTGTTAAGTGGAATTCTTGAAGCGCTCAAAGATGAATCAAAGATTGATAGTCCAATAAAAATGGAAGGGCGAAATATGTCATTAGTTCTTTCTCCAGATAAAAAAAATAAGAAAACAGAAGATATAATCAAATAA
- the lepB gene encoding signal peptidase I — protein sequence MANESKNIILGKEKVIQKQQVKQSFTQWLWSWIKTIVQALVLVMFINGLLVANFVVPTGSMENEVMTGDFLCVNRFIFGGSTPQTLPFFNTQLPFYKFPGIRDPKKGDVIVFIFPGMREQVKADEFQYYLKRCVATAGDSLEVRNKKVFINGVEQAVPKNAVFIDGQSDPDDKMRTFPEGAGFTKDNWGPVRIPKKGDVIELTKDNYSMWRVFIMREGHKVEIDGSGLVIDGKSINKYTVTRDYVFGMGDNRDNSLDSRYWGFIPLENIVGTPLFVYWSWDTNMPFGQMAEKIKTIRWGRIFNGVN from the coding sequence ATGGCTAACGAATCAAAAAATATCATATTAGGTAAAGAAAAGGTAATCCAAAAACAACAGGTTAAACAATCATTTACTCAATGGCTTTGGTCTTGGATAAAAACAATTGTTCAAGCACTAGTTTTAGTAATGTTCATTAATGGGCTTTTGGTTGCTAATTTTGTTGTTCCTACTGGTTCAATGGAAAATGAAGTTATGACTGGCGACTTTTTATGTGTTAATCGTTTTATTTTTGGTGGATCAACACCACAAACTTTACCATTTTTTAATACTCAATTGCCTTTTTACAAATTTCCTGGTATACGCGATCCCAAAAAAGGAGATGTTATAGTATTTATTTTCCCTGGAATGAGAGAGCAAGTTAAAGCTGATGAGTTTCAATATTATTTAAAAAGATGTGTTGCAACAGCTGGAGATTCTTTAGAGGTTAGAAATAAAAAGGTGTTTATTAATGGAGTTGAGCAAGCAGTTCCTAAAAATGCAGTATTTATTGATGGTCAATCAGATCCAGATGATAAAATGCGTACCTTCCCTGAAGGTGCTGGTTTTACTAAGGATAATTGGGGACCGGTTAGAATACCAAAAAAAGGTGATGTGATTGAATTAACCAAAGATAATTATAGTATGTGGCGCGTATTTATTATGAGAGAAGGACATAAAGTTGAAATTGATGGATCAGGTTTAGTTATTGATGGTAAAAGTATTAACAAATATACAGTAACAAGAGATTACGTTTTTGGAATGGGTGATAATCGTGATAATTCATTAGATAGTCGTTATTGGGGATTTATTCCATTAGAAAATATTGTTGGTACTCCTTTGTTTGTTTATTGGTCTTGGGACACAAATATGCCCTTTGGTCAAATGGCTGAAAAAATAAAAACAATTCGATGGGGACGTATCTTTAATGGAGTAAATTAA
- the rpmI gene encoding 50S ribosomal protein L35 — translation MPKQKSLSAAKKRFKVTGSGRIKRESAFRSHILTKKSPKRLRQLRHAQMVADVDVPQIKRMLGM, via the coding sequence ATGCCAAAACAGAAATCACTAAGCGCAGCAAAAAAGCGTTTTAAGGTAACAGGATCAGGTCGCATCAAACGTGAGTCTGCTTTTCGTAGTCATATTCTGACTAAGAAATCTCCAAAAAGACTACGCCAATTGCGTCATGCTCAAATGGTTGCTGATGTGGATGTACCACAGATTAAAAGAATGCTTGGAATGTAA